The Acetobacter sp. DNA window AAAGGCCTCGAATATACCGAGTTGCAGGTCGTCAACGGAAAAGCGATTTTTCATCACGACTTTTATGATGAAAAAAGCCGGAAAATCCGGTCTGAAGAAAACACTTCAGACAATTATGATCCACGCATACGTCCCTGGTATCAGAACGCCCTGGAGAAAAAGGGATTTGCCTGGACCCCTCCCACAATTTACGAATCGACAAAACAGTTGGTCGTCACCGGCTCCGTGCCTCTTGTGGGGCAGGACGGTGTGCAGAGAGTTTTTGCGATCAATGTTTCGCTGAATGAGCTGAGTGACTTTCTGGATGCTCTGAAAATCAGCCAGAACGGCACGGCTATCATTCTGGACAGCAATGGCCGCATCATTGCCGGACACGGTTTTCAGTCGGTCGTCGAACGCTCTCAGGGCGATCCGGCCAGAATGACGCTTGACCCTGTGACGCAGGGAACTTTCAAGCGTGTCTACGACACCTACAGGGTGCGTGGCGTTGGTTCTCATCCGTTCCGTTATGGCGGCAAGAACTATATCGGCATGGTGCAGGCATTGCCCGCATCAGACCACTGGGTTCTCCTGATTGTCGCTCCTGAAAACGATTTCGCGCGCTTTGCTCGGCAGAGTGGTCGGGAAAGCTTCAAGTTTTCGGTCATCATCATTGTGCTGGCAGGCGTTCTCGCCGGACTTCTCGCCCGGCAGGGACGCCGGACGGAACGCGTCACAAGAGAACTCAGGCGCGAAAAAACGCTGGCCGGCACGCAGACTTCAGCCCTGCAACAGATTGCTGTCACGCCGGATCTGCTGAACGTCAACGGTGAGGCGTTGGCCCTGACGGAAGAGCTCGCCCGCGTCACCCAGTCACGAAAAACGTCCCTGTGGCGTCTGCTGCATGACGGCATGGGACTGATCTGTGAGGACAGTTTCGACTCCCGGCAGGAAGCCCATTCCGGTGGTTTCGATCTGGCCCGCAAGGACATGGAAGATTTTTTCAAGCTTGTGGACTCCGGTGCGCCTGTTGCGGTGCCGATGGCGGCAAAAGATGAGCGGACCGCACCGTATGAGCGCTTTGTCATGCGCGACAGCGGTACGTCTTCTCTGATGCTCTATCCCATCCGGGGCGCCAGCGGGGGCCATGCGGATATTGTAGGCGTCATAACGCTCGAAGACGCACCAGACCCGCTGTCCGTCAGCTATTTTCTGGAAATTGTCGCGTCGATCACGGCTATCCGTTTCGCAGGCATGGCGGAGCTGCCTGAGCCCGACAAGGCAGCAGAGACAGACTCTTCGGAAGTTCAGAAACTGCCCGCGCCGCGTTTCGATGCGGCACTCATGCAGACCACGAAAGCCTGCGGTGAAGTCGGTCAGGGACAGTTTCCCAGCGTGGCCGTGATGGTCGTCACCTTTTCCGACCCTGTCATGGAAAATGGAAGCGATGGTTCTGCGCTTCTCCCCCTGATTGACCGGATTGCGTCTGAAGTTCAGGAAATCGCCAGACGTTACAGCCTGTTTTCCGTGAAAGTCGCGGGCCATCGGCTGATCTGCGTGGCGGGATGCACAAAGGAAGCTGATTCCACTGCGATCTGGAGGATGGCAGAAGCCGCTCTGGTGCTGCGTGAAACCTGCATGCTGCTTCTTTCCTCCGCCAATATCGAACCGATTTTCAGTATCGGCATGGATTATGGTCCCGCCATGGGTGGCGAGCTTGGCGCCGAGCCAAGAACTTTCAATCTGTGGGGAGAAGCGGTCACCCTCGCGGAACTCATGGCGCAGGGCGCGCCGGATGTCGGCACGATCGAAGTCACCGAACGGGTTTATCAGGCGCTGCGGGAACATTACCTGTTCCATAGCCGGGGTTCATTCTACGCGCCGAGCGCCGGCATAGGGCGGGTTTACGTACTCGCGACAAGACGGTGACGGACAAGCCAGCAGGGCAGGGTGGCCAGCCTGACCCCCACGACGTGGCCGCGGGCACCCTGCCGGACCCCTCGCAGGGTATAGCGCACGGGCTGGGCGCGCCGCCGGAAACCTTTCATCCGGATGACGAACAGCGGGATAACACCACGTTTGGCGAGCGCTTCGTCTATTTCCTCGGCTGGCTGGGCGCGCTTGTCCGCAAACAGGTCTGGTTCCTGCTCATCATGCTCGGGACCATGTGGGGCGTGCTACGGGAAAGCGTACGCAGCAATTCCTGGCGTCGCACCGTCCGGTATGAGTTCCAGCTCACGCTTTCGGATGTCGCCGGGAAAGGCCTTCTCAGCACCGTTGTCATGGGGGCGCTGACAGGTGTCGGAGTGGTGTCGCAGGCGATTTACTGGCTCGGTTTCGCCGGCATGGCAAAGATGACGGGGTCGGTGCTGGTAAGCGTCATTGTGCGGGAACTTGCGCCTATTCTGGTTGGTATCCTGATGCTTGGCCGCAGTGGCATGCTGTCTCTGGCGGAAGTCGGGATGCTGGCGACCGGCGGGCAGATCCGTTCCATGCAGGCGGAAGGTCTCGATCCGTTTTTGCTGCTCGTGCTGCCGAGAACACTGGCCTTCACGGTCGCGGGTTTTACGCTCGGCATCATGTTCTCTGTTGCGTCCCTGACGACCGGCTACATCATCAGCCGGGCCTCTGGAGCGCTCTCGAACTCGCTGTTTTCATATTTCTATGACGTGGCCACAGCCATGACTCCAGCCGATTATCTGCTGATTCCCCTGAAATTCGTGATCGTCGGATTTCTCGTGGGGCTGGGCTGCTGTGTCAGCGGTCTGACGGCGTCAAACGAAGACTCCCTGCGGACGATGCTGCCCCGGGGCTTCTCGCGCGGCATTCTGATCGTGATGACGGTCAGTGTTCTTTTCAGCCTCAAGGTATGAGGGGGCTGGAGAGCATGTTTTTCTCAGGCCACATCCAGTCTTTCTCTCCGGGCCAGTCTTTTTCTCCGGGATGGGGGAACGCATGAAGCACCTCACCGGACCCATGCTGGAACTGGCCGACGCCACGCCGGTATTTGATGAGAGCAGCCTGCCGCCCGTGCCGCTTTCCCTGCGTGTGATGCCCGGTGAATGTGCCGTCATTGAAACACGTGACATGTCGAGGGCGACCATGTTCGCCGATCTGTGTTCCGGCATGGTGCATCTCCGGAACGGCAGCGCGCGTTTCATGGATATGAACTGGGACGATCTGGATGACCGGCATCGCAATGCGCTGCGTGGACGCATCGGACGTATCACCCGCAGACCGCTCTGGACGGACCTGTTCGGAACCCATGTGGGCATCATGCTCAGGGAACTGCACCATACGACGGTTTCGGTGCCGGACCTGACAAGTGAAACCGTTCGCCTATGCACCCAGTTCGGGCTGCCGGGCGTCCCTGTCGAAACACCGCGCCGCCTGTCGAGCGCGGATCTGGTAAGGGCGTCCTGCGTTCGGGCGTTTCTGGGGCAACCCCAGCTACTGCTGATCGAGGACCCTCTGGAGGGCAGTCCCGTGGATATTTCAGGGGCATTCTTTGAATGTCTGACAGAAGCGCGTGACAGGGGGGCGTCTGTCGTCTGGTTTGTCCGCGATTCAAGTGTGTGGCAGCCCTATCGCCGGGCGGTCAGCGGCCTGTGGCGGCTGGCGGATGATGGTCTCTTAACGGTACGGATACGCTGATGTTTCAGGTCAGGCTACGGCAGAAAGGCCGCCCTCTCATCCATCTGCGCTACGCTGACGAATGGGTGGGGCTGCTTGTTCTGATCGCCATGGTGCTTTTCGCTGCGGCCGTCATCGAGGCTGGCGTGCTCAGCGACTGGCTCAGCCCGCCAGCCCGTCTGCGTGTCGTGCTGCCGGAGACGGGCGTCGGCGGTCTGACCGTGGGCGGCGATGTCCAGATTCTCGGCGCACATGCCGGGACAATCCGCGCCATCAAGCTGAACCCTACGGGCGGCATGTATGCGCTGGTGGACCTCGATCCGCAGGTGGAGCCGTTTCTGCGCCGTGACAGCAAGGCCGTCATCAGGAAGGCCTTTGTCGTGGCTGGCGCCAGCTATCTCGATCTGACCCGAGGCGCCGGTGAGACGATGGACTGGAACTACGCCGTCATCAACGCCATCACGGAACCCAGCCCGACAGACATGATCACCCAGACACTGAAGGATATTCAGGCCCAGATCATGCCGGCGCTTTCCAGTTCCCGTCACATGATGGCCCAGTTGGATGAGGCGATCACGGACATGCATGCGGGCAAGGGCAGCGTCGGGCAGTTGCTGACCAATGACGAGCTTGTCCGTAAATCCGAAGCGATGATCGTTTCTCTCAACGAGGTGATCAACCGTCTGCGTCCCGAGGAAGAACAGCTCCGCGCCATCCTCAGCAAGACGGACAGCACGATGGCGAACGTCAAATCCGCTACCCACGACCTGAAGAACGCCACGCCGAGACTGCCTGCGATCACCCGGAGCGTGGATGAAAGCCTTTCCGATGTGCCCGCCATGCTCACACAGGCCCAGACGACGCTCTACAGCCTGCAAAGACTGACGGACCAGTTGAAGGGGCTGTGGCTCCTCGGCGGTCATCAGGAGAAGAGCAGAAACCGGCTCCCCGCCAGAAAGGTGGCGCCATGAAGACAGTCTCTCTCACCGCAGCCCTGCTTCTGTGCACGGTGCTATCCGGCTGTGCAGGTGCCTCAAAAGACGAGACGGTACAGGATCAGGACATGGCCTATCAGCAGGCCATGGACGCAGGCAGTCAGGCTCTGGCCATCGAGCGCTATGCCGTTGCGGAGAAAGCCTATCGTGAAGCGACGCGACTGGCTCTGCGCCGTGATGATGTGGGCGCTCTTGGCGATGCTTCCTATAACCTTGCCGTGACGCAGCTTGCGGCGGATGAACCGTCAGATGCTCTTCAGACCGTCCAGAACGCCCGGACCGCCCTGATCATGCGTCAGGGAAGCGAGGCGCATGCCCGGACGGGGGGACTGCCTCAGAGCTCGCATGGAGCGGAGACGGTGGAATCCGGAACCGGAGCGCTCAGCCTTGTGGCCGCGGCTTCTGCCTTTCGCCTGAACGATCTTGGCAATGCCGCGCGTGAAGCCCGCGTGGCCACACAGTCACCGGACACGGACGTCGCCCTGCGTGGCGCTTTTGTGCAGGGGCTTGTCGCGGCGCGACAGCACGACATGGCGACTCTCACGACGGCCATAGGGCAGATTCAGTCAGCCAGACGGCCTCAATCAGCGGTTCAGCAGGGCGATCTGGCGGAGCTTCAGGCCAGCTACGCCCTGAACGGTAATCCGCAACAGGCCATGAGTCATGCGGCTGATGCCGTATCCCTGCGTCGTGAGACCGGAGATTACAGGGCGATGGCTCGTGCGCTGGCGCTGGAAGCTCAGGCGGCGCGTCAGGCAGGGCAGGGACGGCGTGCGGATGCGCTTCTGGCGCAGGCCGCCCAGAGCCTCGGGGCAAGAGCCGGAACGGACACCGATACTGATCCTCTGGCCGCGCAGTATATGCGAGAAGCCGGGTCGATGGCCCCGATCCAGCCCTTCAAAGTCCGGGAGACGACACCATGAAGAGTACTATTATGACTTCAGGCTCAACCGGTTGGCGGCGCTGGCTGCTGCTTTTCGTGCTGGCCTGCACCATTACCGCCTGCGCCGATGATGATTCTGACAGGAAATATGGTTTCCATTCCAGACATCATCACGGAAAACAGCCGCCGACTTGGTATAAGGTTCCTCCCAGACCGCCAGAGAACTGAAGACAGACGGGGGCGGTCTTATTCTGCTGAACAGCGCGCCACCGGACACCAGAATTACCCTGTCGCCGACGGTTCTGCGAAAGTTCCAGCTCTCTGTTTGAGAGCAACATCCGATCAGACGGAATCGTCCGGTTGGATGAAGTTGCGCGATAAATCCTGAGTGAGGGCTGCATCCGTGATCCAGTCCGAGCGGATCGGGTGCTGCATTCAGTCGGAAATGGCGGCGCAGCGTTCAAGCAGATGGCTGCTTTCCTGATTCAGCCCCGTAAGCTGAACAGCATATCCGCGTTCCTTCAGATTGGTGACGATCGTTTCAATCGCTCCCGTGCCTGTGCTGTCCCAGATATGCGCCTGACTGAGGTCTATGGTGATGGCGGCGCCATTGCCTGCTTCCGGCTCACCATATTCGATGGAATCTTCCAGCAGTTCGGCTGAGGCGAAGAAGATTTCGCCTTTGACAGCGTAGTGCAGCGATCCGGTCCGGGGATCATGCGTCCTGTCGATCTTGAGCATCGACGACACGTTGGAAGCGAAGAACACACCGCTGAGCAGGACTCCCACAGCCACACCGGCCGCCAGATTATGGGTCAGCACGACAACCACGACGGTAACGACCATGACCGTGCTGGCAAGAGGCGGATGAGAAGTGAGTTCCCTGATGGACGACCATGAGAAGGTGCTGGCTGACACCATCACCATGATGGCGACCAGAGCGGCGACCGGCACCTGCGCGACGAGGGGCCGCAGCAGCACCATCAGGACGAGCAGGAACACGCCTGCGAAAAGCGTTGAAAGCCGCCCGCGACCACCATAGCGGATATTGCCGACCGTCTGCCCGATCATCCCGCAGCCCGCGATGCCACCAAACAGGCCCGAAGCGCAGTTGGCCAGACCCAGCCCCACGGATTCCCGTCGTTTGTCGGAAGAGGTGGAGGTGAGGTCATCGACCACACGTGCGGTCATCAGACTCTCCAGTAATCCGACCATGGCCATGGCGAGCGCGGCCGGAAAAACGATTTCAAGCGTTTCGGATGTAAGCGGCAGATGCGGCAGGACCGGCAGTGGTAGTCCGTCCGGAAGATGCCCGAGGTCGGAGACGCGTGCGACCGGCATCGGATACACTGTGACGATGACTGTCAGCACCACAATGCAGACAAGGGGTGACGGGATTGCCGTGAAGAAACGTGGAACGCCGTAGATGATGACCAGACCGATCCCGAGCAGCATCCATGTCTGCCATGATACGCCGGTCAGATGCGGCAACTGGGCGGAAAAAATCAGGATTGCCAAGGCGTTTACAAAGCCTGTCCGCACTGGTCGTGACACAAACCGCATCAGTACATGCAGACGCAGCAACCCGAACACGATCTGGATGACGCCGCAGAGCAGGGTCGCCAGCAGCAGATACTGAACGCCATGTGCATGAACCAGCCCGGCGGCAACGAGTGCGACCGAGCCGGCGGCTGCGGAAATCATCGCCGGCCTGCCGCCTGTGAAGGCGATGACGATGCTGATGACAAAGGAGGCATACAGGCCAACCGAAGGATCAACCCCCGCGACAAAAGCGAAGGCGATAACCTCAGGGATAAGCGCAAAGGTGGCGACCATGCCGGCAAGGCATTCGCGGACGGGATTGGCTTTCCAGCCTCCCAAAAAACCAGTCATTCACTGTTCCAGATTAGAGGCGTCGAAAAATTCAGGATGCTTTGTGAGCGGCGGCCATTTTCCTGAGCTCCGAGGCAACGCGCTTGATCACGTCATCCCACTTTTTGGGCTTCTTCTGGCGGATAATCTTTAAATCCGGATACCAGATCGAATCTTCCCGACCCGACAGCCAGCGCCAGCAGTTGTCAAATCTGTCCATCAGCAGAACGGGTCGTCCCAGAGCACCGGCGAGGTGAACGACCGACGTATCGACTGAGACAAGCACGTCGATGCCCATCAGAAAGGAGGCCGTATCGTCCATTGTCTCGGCATGGACCATCAGGTCCAGAATGTCTCTGCCGCACGGAAGGGTGGTTCCCTGTTCCGCGTGGGCGCCCTTCTGGAAGCTGATCAGGTTGATGCCTGCTATTTTGCCCAGAGGGTCGAGAGAGGCGAGGGATGTCGAGCGTTTGCGGTCGAGCATCAGCGCGCTGCTGAGGTTGGGGCGGGGTTCGCCTCCCCAGACAAGACCGACATTCAGCCTGCCGTTATCCGGCAGCAGCGTGCGGGCCGCCAGATCCTTCTGAGGGTCTGTTCGGAGATAGGGAACGGGGTCGCCCATTGCGTCCTCGGTTCCGACAAAAGCTCTGGGCAGACTGATGAACGGGCAATGCCAGTCAAATTCCGGCACGCTTCCGCCGAACTGCACGATCGCAGCGCCTTCCACACGACGGCAGAGATCCGCCAGTGTCTCCGGCACCCACAGATGAACGATCGCTCCGCGACGGGCCAAAGCGGGGATGTAGCGGAGATACATCAGGGTATCGCCAAGCCCCTCTTCCTGCGTCACGAGAATACGTTTGCCGCGGATATCCACACCGTCTCCCAGAGAAGGCAGCAGCCGCGAGACAGGCAGTTGGGAATGGCCGGGAAGCTGAAGACGCCACTCATGTTCGGCCCAGCCCTGCGCGTAACGCCCGGCTTTCAGCAGCGAGATGGAGTGGTTCAGACGGATTGTCGCGTTCTGCGGACGCTCGATGACGGCTGAACGATAAAGGGCGAGCGCATCGTCAGAACGATTGATCGCGGAGTAGATGCAGGCGAGGTTGGAAAGGGCGCTGGCATTGTGCGGGATCAGTTCCAGCACTTTCCTGAATATGTTCGTGGCCTCGGTAAGCTCCCCCTTTTCCATGAGGGCGATGGCCTTGAAGTTCATCGTCAGCGGCGAGACCGGACGAATATCCAGCGAGTGATCCAGCACACTGAGCGCCTCATCAATATCGCCAAGATAGATGAGTAGTTCTCCCATGGCATCGAGAACGCGGGCGTCGTTTGGCGTGATCCTGAGGAGGGCTTCGAGCGATTTTCTGGCCTGTTCCCGTCGGTTCAGGCGACTGAACAGGGCGACCAGTTCCAGAGCGGGGTGCTTGCTGCCTTCCCCGAGATGGAAGGCCGAGAGAAGGCAGAGCGCGGCTTCTTCATGCTGGTCAAGGCCGGTAAGGGCAAAGCCCAGCAGGGAATCAACCGTCTCGGACCCCATGCCGCCATGAGGCCTGAGGGCGGTCATGACTTCGGAAAAATGTCCCGCTTCCAGTTCGGCTTCAGCCCGCCGCAGAAGCAGAGCAAGCGCTTCTTTGGAGGGAAGGGACGTGTTCGCATACAGCGAAGCGGGCGAGGGAAGCGGCACCGTCAGTCTCTTCCTGTATCAGGCGGCTTTCATCACGGCTGTCAGCGACTGTAGTACGTCTGCGGGCTCTTTCTTTTCAAGCACAGCAACCTCGGCGACAAAGCGCTCCTGAGCGGCTTCGAACAGCTTCCGCTCGCTGAAGCTGCCATCGAGGCTGTCAACATTGCGGCGCAGGTCACGGAGAACTTCCGCGATCTGGACCAGATCACCGG harbors:
- a CDS encoding cache domain-containing protein, which encodes MVANEIVDPTEQKDVSLRQKFIQVVVPVATVLLILLAIGGIGWHNYRTTRAGVLNLTHDLLESVQRYVVQDVTGYMGAATLGGSFAQDFIGHAPVTVTRGAFYSYGATMLRLVPQIQSYYMGDQNGGFLLVERGPDGKGLEYTELQVVNGKAIFHHDFYDEKSRKIRSEENTSDNYDPRIRPWYQNALEKKGFAWTPPTIYESTKQLVVTGSVPLVGQDGVQRVFAINVSLNELSDFLDALKISQNGTAIILDSNGRIIAGHGFQSVVERSQGDPARMTLDPVTQGTFKRVYDTYRVRGVGSHPFRYGGKNYIGMVQALPASDHWVLLIVAPENDFARFARQSGRESFKFSVIIIVLAGVLAGLLARQGRRTERVTRELRREKTLAGTQTSALQQIAVTPDLLNVNGEALALTEELARVTQSRKTSLWRLLHDGMGLICEDSFDSRQEAHSGGFDLARKDMEDFFKLVDSGAPVAVPMAAKDERTAPYERFVMRDSGTSSLMLYPIRGASGGHADIVGVITLEDAPDPLSVSYFLEIVASITAIRFAGMAELPEPDKAAETDSSEVQKLPAPRFDAALMQTTKACGEVGQGQFPSVAVMVVTFSDPVMENGSDGSALLPLIDRIASEVQEIARRYSLFSVKVAGHRLICVAGCTKEADSTAIWRMAEAALVLRETCMLLLSSANIEPIFSIGMDYGPAMGGELGAEPRTFNLWGEAVTLAELMAQGAPDVGTIEVTERVYQALREHYLFHSRGSFYAPSAGIGRVYVLATRR
- a CDS encoding MlaE family ABC transporter permease, which produces MAAGTLPDPSQGIAHGLGAPPETFHPDDEQRDNTTFGERFVYFLGWLGALVRKQVWFLLIMLGTMWGVLRESVRSNSWRRTVRYEFQLTLSDVAGKGLLSTVVMGALTGVGVVSQAIYWLGFAGMAKMTGSVLVSVIVRELAPILVGILMLGRSGMLSLAEVGMLATGGQIRSMQAEGLDPFLLLVLPRTLAFTVAGFTLGIMFSVASLTTGYIISRASGALSNSLFSYFYDVATAMTPADYLLIPLKFVIVGFLVGLGCCVSGLTASNEDSLRTMLPRGFSRGILIVMTVSVLFSLKV
- a CDS encoding ABC transporter ATP-binding protein translates to MKHLTGPMLELADATPVFDESSLPPVPLSLRVMPGECAVIETRDMSRATMFADLCSGMVHLRNGSARFMDMNWDDLDDRHRNALRGRIGRITRRPLWTDLFGTHVGIMLRELHHTTVSVPDLTSETVRLCTQFGLPGVPVETPRRLSSADLVRASCVRAFLGQPQLLLIEDPLEGSPVDISGAFFECLTEARDRGASVVWFVRDSSVWQPYRRAVSGLWRLADDGLLTVRIR
- a CDS encoding MlaD family protein, with the protein product MFQVRLRQKGRPLIHLRYADEWVGLLVLIAMVLFAAAVIEAGVLSDWLSPPARLRVVLPETGVGGLTVGGDVQILGAHAGTIRAIKLNPTGGMYALVDLDPQVEPFLRRDSKAVIRKAFVVAGASYLDLTRGAGETMDWNYAVINAITEPSPTDMITQTLKDIQAQIMPALSSSRHMMAQLDEAITDMHAGKGSVGQLLTNDELVRKSEAMIVSLNEVINRLRPEEEQLRAILSKTDSTMANVKSATHDLKNATPRLPAITRSVDESLSDVPAMLTQAQTTLYSLQRLTDQLKGLWLLGGHQEKSRNRLPARKVAP
- a CDS encoding SulP family inorganic anion transporter: MTGFLGGWKANPVRECLAGMVATFALIPEVIAFAFVAGVDPSVGLYASFVISIVIAFTGGRPAMISAAAGSVALVAAGLVHAHGVQYLLLATLLCGVIQIVFGLLRLHVLMRFVSRPVRTGFVNALAILIFSAQLPHLTGVSWQTWMLLGIGLVIIYGVPRFFTAIPSPLVCIVVLTVIVTVYPMPVARVSDLGHLPDGLPLPVLPHLPLTSETLEIVFPAALAMAMVGLLESLMTARVVDDLTSTSSDKRRESVGLGLANCASGLFGGIAGCGMIGQTVGNIRYGGRGRLSTLFAGVFLLVLMVLLRPLVAQVPVAALVAIMVMVSASTFSWSSIRELTSHPPLASTVMVVTVVVVVLTHNLAAGVAVGVLLSGVFFASNVSSMLKIDRTHDPRTGSLHYAVKGEIFFASAELLEDSIEYGEPEAGNGAAITIDLSQAHIWDSTGTGAIETIVTNLKERGYAVQLTGLNQESSHLLERCAAISD
- a CDS encoding tetratricopeptide repeat protein, whose translation is MPLPSPASLYANTSLPSKEALALLLRRAEAELEAGHFSEVMTALRPHGGMGSETVDSLLGFALTGLDQHEEAALCLLSAFHLGEGSKHPALELVALFSRLNRREQARKSLEALLRITPNDARVLDAMGELLIYLGDIDEALSVLDHSLDIRPVSPLTMNFKAIALMEKGELTEATNIFRKVLELIPHNASALSNLACIYSAINRSDDALALYRSAVIERPQNATIRLNHSISLLKAGRYAQGWAEHEWRLQLPGHSQLPVSRLLPSLGDGVDIRGKRILVTQEEGLGDTLMYLRYIPALARRGAIVHLWVPETLADLCRRVEGAAIVQFGGSVPEFDWHCPFISLPRAFVGTEDAMGDPVPYLRTDPQKDLAARTLLPDNGRLNVGLVWGGEPRPNLSSALMLDRKRSTSLASLDPLGKIAGINLISFQKGAHAEQGTTLPCGRDILDLMVHAETMDDTASFLMGIDVLVSVDTSVVHLAGALGRPVLLMDRFDNCWRWLSGREDSIWYPDLKIIRQKKPKKWDDVIKRVASELRKMAAAHKAS